A single region of the Etheostoma cragini isolate CJK2018 chromosome 3, CSU_Ecrag_1.0, whole genome shotgun sequence genome encodes:
- the si:ch1073-145m9.1 gene encoding uncharacterized protein si:ch1073-145m9.1, which yields MGLQVLLWWPNIIGYIRIGLVFAAWAAYKTPSVFVSLYSVSIALDGVDGWLARRLGQTSRFGAWLDVVVDNLGRGMLWSLLFKWGWLVSALEWCVFVCNHNARGDHWKNSFITSPRFIQAIMANGFRTTLGAWVVSGLHGLPLWLYGYQRGLLSHWLYLPPWIQAAGTLLLAAGRLLALSVEIWCIWTHIKYLTNDEPEEKKK from the exons ATGGGACTCCAAGTTCTGCTGTGGTGGCCGAATATTATCG GATACATTAGGATTGGCCTTGTGTTTGCTGCATGGGCTGCCTATAAGACACCAtcagtctttgtctctctttactCTGTCTCCATAGCACTGGATG GCGTGGACGGCTGGCTGGCGAGGAGGCTCGGGCAGACCTCCAGGTTTGGAGCCTGGCTGGATGTAGTGGTGGACAACCTGGGCAGAGGCATGCTGTGGAGCCTGCTGTTTAAG TGGGGTTGGCTGGTGTCTGCCTTGGAGtggtgcgtgtttgtgtgtaaccACAATGCCAGAGGTGACCATTGGAAGAACAGTTTCATCACCAGCCCTCGTTTCATACAAGCCATCATGGCAAACG GGTTTCGGACAACTCTTGGCGCATGGGTGGTGAGTGGGCTGCACGGCCTCCCCCTGTGGCTGTATGGGTATCAGAGGGGCTTACTATCCCACTGGCTGTATCTGCCTCCCTGGATCCAGGCTGCGGGGACCCTGCTGCTGGCTGCGGGCCGCCTGCTGGCTCTATCGGTGGAG ATATGGTGTATATGGACACATATCAAATACCTCACCAATGATGAGccggaagagaaaaagaagtga